A segment of the Synechococcus sp. MEDNS5 genome:
CTCACGCCCCGGGGCAAGCTGCTACTTCAGGCCACAGCAGCCTTGCTGTTCCTGGGCTGGGCCGGATGGCAGGGCTGGATTGCACACACGGTGAGCCTGCCGTTCAATCTGGAGCTTCCCCTCCATTGGCTGATCTGGCCCCTGGCTCTGTTTGTGTTTCTTGCCGAGAGCAATGCCACCAACCTCACCGATGGCCTCGATGGTCTGGCATCCGGCTGCGGAGCCCTGGTGTTCACCGGGCTGGCCCTGCAGCTGATGCTTCGAGGCAATGCCGGCGATCCGGCGCTGGCAGGATTTTGCATAGCCATGGCTGGATGCTGGCTGGGATTTCTGATCCACAACCGCAATCCCGCCAAGGTGTTCATGGGAGATACAGGCTCCCTCGCAATGGGAGCAGCGCTCAGCGCCGTGGCCCTCCTCTCCGACAGTCTCTGGCCCCTGCTTCTGATGGGCGGAGTTTTTCTCGCCGAATCCGTTTCAGTGATCTTGCAGGTGTGGGTGTTCAAAGCCACCAAGGGAGCCGACGGTCAGGGGCGCCGCATCTTCCGGATGGCACCG
Coding sequences within it:
- the mraY gene encoding phospho-N-acetylmuramoyl-pentapeptide-transferase: MIGAVGTAAFVSDRLIPNSLLSLPLIAATLVSTLITWWGVPRLRALKMGQVIRTEGPQGHLSKSGTPTMGGLLVVPVGVIIGGLVSSEGRSAQQLLAIALVTLAYMVIGGVDDWSSLTKRTNTGLTPRGKLLLQATAALLFLGWAGWQGWIAHTVSLPFNLELPLHWLIWPLALFVFLAESNATNLTDGLDGLASGCGALVFTGLALQLMLRGNAGDPALAGFCIAMAGCWLGFLIHNRNPAKVFMGDTGSLAMGAALSAVALLSDSLWPLLLMGGVFLAESVSVILQVWVFKATKGADGQGRRIFRMAPLHHHFELGGTPEQVVVPLFWLVTAGLVMLGLGLHTN